tgtaaaaaaaaaaaataattcagtCCATTGAGATCGTTCGCTTTCATTAACTTTTAACATGCAAAGTAATTTTTGTGATTTTTGATTTATGAAGgtaaaatagttatatacatttataatacCCCTAATAAAATACAGTTGCTGGCTTTTTAAACATAGAACAGtcttatcttttatatactCTTTTTACTAAATATCTTCATTAAACTTATagtataaaagtaattttctATCTAGTCTTATGtttatactatatatttttaactgattatcttttataaataatcattatGTTCTTGAAAATTACATGgaaattttgattattaaataaaaatatttattttatttatagatattaatatattttaaatgtatattattagattattaaaatactttaccaaaatattttattttaaacaaataattaataattttattgttaataagcacattcatttttatatatgcactaattttatataatataatgtcttttttttttttattacacaGTGATGATTAAAATTGCAGtatacattatatttatatatatgtatatatataaaaaaattgtaaaaatccATTTATACATTTGTGTTTTTTACATGGATCTATGACCaaagtatatattattgGCAATGAAGGGGGGAGagttttatatgtatataggGGCACGGGTAATGTTGACGTGAACTTCAACAGACTCTATTTGTCTTCTTGTTTGTCTGTTTGATAATATGTTTCTcctataaaacatttttcttttccaTCACTCACTTTTACACACACTGAACCAATGCTTCAATATGTGCTCACATGTTTTTTCATTACATATGCTCACAAATACTTTTGcctatattatttttttttttttaaatattatgacCGCCTATTATATATGTAGGGTAAAATTACGAAGTTGGGGAGCTTAGATAATATGAGAAGtacatttctttttcttttaacacATTTTTATTAGACAAATTGttcttaatatttatttcattactCTGTCTTTTACCTATTCAAGTAcagtttataaaattttgtttactaaaaaatttttaacatatattttatatatttatagtttcatttaaatatttgacCTTACCATttgatcttttaaaaaattgtgtaaatttttttttttttagtaaacaTAATAACATcatataacaatttaaatatttcttctttattagatcaaaattattttttttactatttctCTCTAGTAGattatttcttatattttcattttattctACTATcctataaaagaaatttatctACTATTAGGAGAAATGCGTCCAAATACCGATATACAACAACGGCAAAAACAGAAGGATCAAATGTTTTCTCCACGTAGAGTACAAAATTCTATAAGATTTGCATCAGATGTTGATAGCGGTGTATCAAGTAATGCTTCCTCATCTTTAACTATTAATACATGTGTTGCTCAATGTCCTAAGGAAAAATCAAGTCCAAGAGAAATAAATTCCTACTATAGACCTCGAGGACAAACAGTTTCATCTCGtgtaagtttatttaaaacacattttattttaaatgttgttgtatagaaaaataaaaaaaaaatattaatgatcaAATATCATTTAGAATAACAAAGAGTAGgcatattatttataattagcAATATTTAATACTACTATAACATCTATGTacttaattgataaaaagacaaaaaaCTTTATGAATTAGATCAGTACAAATActattatacattttatcgcaaaaaaaagtaatgtgttatataatatatatcatatatatgAATGAATGTCTAAAACATcgcataaaaataattttatataaacattataataataacaaaggataaatttttttttttatagatgcCAGCATCACCAATTCCTGAACATGTTATGGAAACAGTAGAAGCAACAATAGATGcaaaaaatagaaaagaaAGTGGTGATTCATGTTTAGGTGAATCGTTTGAtgaaaatgaagatatttttagttttacaCGTACAACATATCAAAGGCGTATGTCGGTACCTGCAAGTGTATTTAATCAAGCAAACTATGCTATTGTACGTCAAAATGACAGACAATACGATATTGTTGCAGCTTTTTGTAAAGATGCACTTCCATTTgaatcatatttaaaaagtttaactGCTTATGATATAGCATCAAAACATAATGTTGTTCCTTATTTTCATGAAAATTTATCAGTACATAAAGCAATTAAAGCATTTGTAGAAAATGGACATCAAGCTGGTTTAGTTTGTGATGACAAAAGCAAAggaatatcaatttttactGATTCAGATTGTATGGAGGCCATTTGGGCATCAAATGAAGAAAGATtagatttaaatttaataaaattaaaagaatatttattactcaatgatgttaaaaaagatatgatATCTGTTAGTGCTAATATGACTGCATGGGATTTGGGTAAATTAATGGTACAAAGCAAGGTTAAAAGAGTACCGGTATATGAAGAAGATAGAAATTCTCAGGATTGTTTAGCATTTGTTACTCTTCAACATCTTTTCACTTTAACAATtgcaaaaattttagaaaataaaaattttgccTTAGCTGACTTAACAAAATGGACATTAGGAGAAAAAAATCTTGAAACGTTAGATCCAATTGAAGTTATAAGTCAAACATCATTGTTAAAAGAAGCTGTTGGAAGGTTATTAAGAAATTCTCTTTCTGTACTCCCTGTTATTGATGAAAAAGAACATGTTATAGGAGTTATAACAAAACGTGACATTCTCAATGAAATGcgatttaatgataaaacatACGATGAAATTATGTCTTTGCCAGTTTCTGTAAGTTATTAATATACCATACgattaataaaacataatatagtttgttattaaaaatcgTCAAATACCTCCATTGGCTACAGGAGAAACAATTATCAGTGATGCAATtgaaatgttattaaaatcaaaCTTAAATGCTTTGTTCACTGTCGGTTTAGATTATAAACTTATGGGAGCTGTTtcatattttgatataatgGAATATATAATTAGTCTTCATCAAGATAGCAAAGGAATGACTCAATAAAAGAGATTCCCATATAGAATATGTATTATTCTAATAACGTTTAgttaagtttttttattagtataCTTGTATgttgataatatataaacatgATTACTTACCGGATCAGACAAATTTTGAcctgataattttatttaaatattaaatttaaaaaaaaaaaaatgtgcagaatttaaaataaaaagatcaTTAAATACGTTTACGTGATGTTCTAAATTGTTGGACACTACCAGCAAGATtaccaaatatttttttatagtcatcaaatgatttaaagtcaacattttttcttctaatatAATCATCACACACAATCATAACCATTTCATTCATTTTTACTGAAGGAGGAACAACTTGAGTAACCTTACTAATATCAAGTTCATTTTGTGTTGGTTGAATCATTTTTGCCACTGCTGGTAAACGAAAACTAATGATATTTTCAAAacactttaaaaaaaagaaataaatgagtaaaataaattaatacttACAGGGAATTCTAGCTTATGAAGAGTATAAAGAGTACCATACAATGTTGTAGTTGTTGTATCTTTGATATTCCAAAAATTACATAATGCTTTTGTCACACGTGGCAATAATTCTCTATTTTGTGAGTAACAATTAACAATATCTTTTAGTATTTGTGCAGCAAATTCTCTTAATTTCCAGTGATCTTCTGTACTCTTACCCATTTTTTTTGCAACAATACTAGAGATGACAGCTGGTAACACATGATGTAAACATTCTTCTAAATCAACAACGGGATTTTGAACTAGTGCTCTAATACCTCTTAGTAGATAAATAACCAAGGCCATATTTTGTGCAACaacatttgttaaaataCCATCAACCATTGCACAAACAAATCTTGGTATTAGTGGTTGAAGACCTCTGTCATCTTTTAATGTTGTTATTGCTTCTAATCTTTGATTTTCATTACTACTAATTATTATTCGCATAATTTCATTGAAAAATACTTGTTGCTCAAGAGATATTGCATGGGTTGTTGCcgtttttatttgtatttgttctgtttttaataattctctTGTTGCTGATCCAAGTAAATATGGAGAATTAGAGATTgattcttcttttttaactttatcttttttcttttctggTTCAGAGGTATAAACTTCTGGTGAAGGGTTCTCTGGAATAAGAGGTTGAACACCATCAATCACCAACCAATGTGCATATAATTCCATTGCCAATGGCCTAATCATTGTTTTTGGATGATGCACCAATTTACTAACATCAACTTCACTTTGTTTAGTTATTGGAATACCCTCAGCAAATGACTGAATAGTAGAATATGGAAGACTTTGTTTCATAGAAAATCCCGTTTGTGGCTGGTGACCAAGATATGCAAGAGCATTCTCAAAATCCTCTCCAACCATTTGCTTTCTTCGACTGTGCCTTTGAAATTTAGCGGCTTGTTCTAGGACTTCTTTAACTAGATATGTGACATGATCTGCAATTAGTTTGGCACCCTGAACAGATATATCTATTCTTTTAACATTACTTGCTAACGTTTTTACAAATTGTGCATCATATGCTTTTTTTACATCTTCATCACTTGccatttctataaaaaaaatgataaaaataaattgttaaattataacaaaaaaataaaaaataggTGACAACCGTGtccagaaaaaaaaaattaaattttgttaaaatttatatttagtaaaatagataaaaagatataatagttatttttctttatcatttgAACTTGCATCATTGACTAACTTGCAAATATCAGCAGCAATCTTTTCTGGAATAACTTGTCCTTCCTCAGTGATATATGATCCAACTgattttgttattttgtACGTACCAGTACTTTCTCCTTGTTTATAGGTAAtaattaatgtatatttatcatCATATTTTCCCATTTCAGAAGCAACTGTCCAATAACCAACTTTCTTTCCATTTTTTCCAGTCTTTTCTACACCATAATAAAAAGCATTTCCTTCaacaaaatatgtatataaccAAAGAACTCCCATAAGAATAAAGTATGATGGAGCACATACAGTGATTAcctaaaaattaattaatatttataaaaattattttttcttaccATTTTACTTTTTGGATATGAGTTATACCAATCATAGTAACAACAGTAACCAGCAAAAATAACCGAGATAAAAGAAATGAGTAATTTTACATCCGTTATAACATGTCTTTCCGTCCAAGGAAATTTTCTTGATATTTCTTTTCTAACAACATCATTTAAAGTCATTCGAACAGTTGGACCATCCCATTTTGAAACTTTAACAACATCATCTTTATTTTGTTCGTTCTCCAATAGTTTCTGTTCCTAAAAATAATAgcacaaaataatttatttacatatgATACTTACAGTTTCAGtcataatttaaatgtataaattatctattaattaaatttgaaaattacaaaacgtcaaaataaataaatttaaatatttttaaatataaattaaattatcacAAAATGGCAACAATTTAAGATGAGTAGAAAACCAATAACAAGGCTTGTCTTTTCCACGCGTTTTAGCAGTAACGTCTTCTTCCAACAGATTTCCTAGTAAGACATTAATGTATAATACACATATGCGACTTTCCACAAATACACAATTTGTTATTTGTCCATTAAAATCTTCCCGGATGTGtgttcattaatttttacatacataactatgattttttttttttactatgtatttttttatgttatcattttttattatttatattaaaatatttttgtatatatgattaaaaacaatttttaagatttaaCTCTAGAACGATCAgttaaaattctttatttataattgatTGATTAAAGTGGTTAAACTGTTTAAAGAGAACAATATTCAACTTGGTGGTATACTAAACAATTTTGTTCcataatcaaataatttttatacttaataAATCCCTACAAATCTactaaattatcttttttttttcttagtAAAAAATCATAATGGCACctcaaaaaaataagattgaTATGTCCTTAGGTAagttgataaataatttatctttttagttaaatttttttttaagatgagattataaaaatgagcAAAAAAAATGCCAACAAAAAGTTTGGTGGAGTTAAAAAGTCTGGTgctgtaaaaaaaataaaaatggttGGTGAAATGAAAGTAGCTAAAAAAGTTAATCCTGTTGTAGCAGCAAGAAAAAGAACAAGAATTGCAGCTGCCAAACTTGCTGCTACCAGAAAGTTAAAGGATgctaatttaaataataaagccACTCAAAAAGTTATTCGTTCAATTGTAGCtgtatgtttatttttttaacaatacaataattaactatatatatattttttaaggaAGTATTGAAGAGTAAATCTCTTAATACTAGAATTAACAAGACAAATATCAGTGGCAAAAGCGTATGTTTagacaacaaaaaaattgtgTTATTATGTTGGGGGtaaatgtatttaattttttttacatattccTGTATCAAATGTATGAGAAGTTGCTTTTTAAAAGTAGATAACTcgaaatttttttgttaacgTTTCTGTAGGATTGCATTGAAAATATAGACAGAGGAGATCTTGTAGTTATGTATTTtaatcaaaagaaaaaatacaGGTGATcctcaaaaaaaaaaaaaattagagaCAATGGAATTATCTACCAGCATCAAAAAGATTtgtataacttttatttgaaaatatgtGTTGTCTTTAACGCTTTACACCCAAAATGCACAGGTACCCTCAGTTAAAATGTTCAATAATTTGTGTTGAATGATAACATAATATCACAAATATCACAAAGTATAATATCTGAAACAATTGTAATGGTTGAAAATGTTTTCTATCATTAGTTCTGATTATTGAAAATTGGACCTGCATAAAGGGGACTGTGAATTATCAAACTTCTTATTTTGCATCGCAAgtttgtaaattatttttttattttagggATTCAAAATTggaaaagataaaaatagattaaaTCGTATTCAACAGACATCTCGTATCATTTCTAAGGCTAAAATTCAACGTCCATTACGTAAAATTGTGCAAAGTAATGGTGTTGGTAACAATGGAAGAGTAATGCCTTCAacaaatatctttaaatctAGATTGATTGCTCATAAACTTCGAGGAAATGATAGGATCACTCCAGTTAATGGAAGAAATAATGaacctaaaaaaaatttcaaaaataaatttgataatcGTAGTAACAATAGAAGGCCTAATCAAAGAGGTAGAGGTTTTAAtgtatgtttaattttaaaaaattataatattttttcattttttgtaGGCAAAAAAAGAGCATcctaataactttttaaaaagaaacagTGGTCGATTTTAAAATGGTTGTTAATTAAAGTTTCTTTTGTAACTGGAAAgcttatttttgtttttcttaCAATTACTTTGATAATCATTTTTCTTACTTTATTAACTGTACGCAGCATTGTAATGTAtcatcataaaaaattttttgtgcAGTCGtatacttcttttttttttttaataaattgtattttgtttaaataataaagtaaatagttaaatgtaatatttaaaatttttaaattatgtatGCAAAGACCAATGAAAGGATTATTTCTTTGCTTATAGgtcaattatatttttacatatgtATAACGTTGTTATCTCTAAGACTATCAGTTTGATGATCAAATGTCGTTTAATCTTTAGTTGTTTGAAAAAAGCTATGCCAAAATGACTTTTTAAAGTAGTCCGTGTCATTGGCAAGTAAAGCACAAATGTGCATTTAAACTCACCAGAAAGACACATACTAActgatattttattgattgcagttttttttttgtttttgagTCTTCTAGTTAGTAaacttaatttatatttgtttttaatggAAGATATTAAACTTGAAGTTGATAAAGAACCTTCTGTTGAAAGTAATATTAGTGATGAAGAATGTATTGCAAGAAATAAgagaaaaagaaaagttgCATCAGATACTATGAGAAAAATTTCTTCCCATACAAGAGGAGGCCTACCAGAAAAAAAggtttgtttatttatttgatataataaatatattctaaaaaatatttttttattttagatacTTCGTAAAGGTAGTTTAGAGGTAGATGAAGGAAGAGAAGGATCATGTGATAGATTTGGTTGTCAGTTGTCTAATAAATGTTGCTTAGAGTTGACTGAAAACTGTcaaaatttcattataaataataatattaaagatgAAGGGACCATAAAAAATGGGGGCATTCATAAAAGTTATCATATTTCTAAGGGAGAACATTCATGTACAACTTGTTATGATGAGATTTATAGATTTGGAAAAAAGGgtgaattaaaatataaagaatggaagaaacaatatattaaagaGTCACGTTGTTTTCCACATGTTAGAATGTATATTCAAGATGAACTTTTACCATATTGGATTAAATGTAAACAATGTAACAAATTTAGAAAGATAAATCAGAAAGTTGACagtcaatttatttttaattttaaatgtgaTAATTGTGAAATTAATGAGGATGATATTACAAATGTTGCTAGAGATAGAGAATTTATCAACTCTCTTTCTACAGTTCCTTTATTACATAATTCACCTGcagttttttatttagaagctgaatatttttatgatgaAATTGGAATGTCACCAGTTAAtacaacaaataattttaaaagtttatcagaaaattttatgaaaccTTTTAATGTTCCAGATTCTCCAACAATTGCTTTTTGTATAAAACCAGATATAATGGAGAATGATGAAATTGAGGAGTTTCCAGAATATACTAAAGAATCTTTATATTATCTTGCTATGCgtaatttaattgtttctTTATGGAGTTTAAATCCTTATACTTATTTAACTCTAGAACAATGTGAAAGTTATTTAATTGTTAGAGGTCTTTCAAGAATATGGTATTTATTTGAACTAGAAAGGGTATATAATTatcttaatttaaaatgcATAATAAATTATGGAATACTTCCaattgttgaaaaaaattttttaaaaattccaaaatcaaaaattattattgtagGGTCAGGAATTAGTGGTTTGACAGTAGGACGACAATTACGTTCATTTGGTATTGATGTAACAATATTGGAAGCTAAAGAAATTATTGGTGGTAGAATGCAAGATGATAGATCTCTTGGTGTTGCTGTTGGAAAAGGTGCCCAATTAATTACaggaatattaaataatccACTTGTTGTTACATTAAATCAACTTGGAATTGTTTATAAACCTCTTGATGATTATTGTCCATTAGTTGATTCTGTAAATGGTGGTGTTGTTGATATATTAGCTGATAGAATATCTGATGAACATTATAGTTGTCTTCTTGATGCTATTTCTgattggaaaaaaaatacaaaagaTGATGTTTCATTAGATGAAATAATGTCATCTGttcatttaatgttaaagaaaaaatgtaaaatgcATTGGAGAAAAGATTTTGAAAGATTAGTACAATGGCATATTGGAAATGCAGAATTTAGTTGTGGATCAAGAATTGAGAATGTCTCAGCAAAGCATTGGGATCAAAATGAAGCAGCACCACAATTTGCAGGTGATCATGCTTTATTAACAGATGGTTGTggaaaattaatgaaatcaTTGGCAGAAGGAATTGATATACGATTAAATGAGATTGTGGAGGAAATTGATTTTACGGGATcaattgttaatataaaatgtaaaagtGGATCATTATATGAGGGAAATAAAGTTGTTCTAGCATTACCATTAGCTATATATCAAAAAGaggtaataaaatttgttccAAAATTAccagataaaaaaataaatgcatataaaaatttaggtGCAGGTTTGATAGAAAAAGTTGCAGTTAAATTTCCAACAAGATTTTGGTCAggacttttaaataaagatggTAAACTTGACTATTTTGGTTGTGTTCCATCATCTGAAAAAGATAGAGGATTATTCAATATGTTTTatgatttttcaaaaatatcaGAAGATAAACCTGAAGATAATTGTTATGTTTTAATGAGTTATGTTTGTGGTAAGAGtgtaaaaatagtaaatgaACTTTCGGATGAAGAAGTaggaaaattatttgtaGAAACTCTTCAACGTATGTTTCCAGATATAGAAATACCTCAACCTTTGGGACAAATTGTCACTCATTGGGGTAGAGATAATTATATTGGAATGTCAtatagttatataaaaataaatggaaCTGGAGAGGATTATGATAATTTAGCAGCAAATAttgatagaaaaatttattttgctGGTGAATGTACAAATAGATGGTTTCCTCAAACAATGACTGGTGCTTTTATCACAGGATTACGAGAAGCAGGCAATATATTAGAAGATTTATtcaaaaagtattaattataaatttattttttcatttaaaaaaaaaaaaaacaaaattaaatatttttttatacaaggTTTATTCctcaatatattttgattgaaaaaaaaaaatgctatGTTATGTgatttaaagatttttaactatgaaaaagttaaattgTCCTGTTCAAAATTATGCTTGGGGAAGACTTGGAGATAAAAGTATTGTTAGTACATTAAAATCAACAACTACTTCTAATCTTGATTTATCTTTACCATATGCT
This Strongyloides ratti genome assembly S_ratti_ED321, chromosome : 2 DNA region includes the following protein-coding sequences:
- a CDS encoding IP17340p, yielding MRPNTDIQQRQKQKDQMFSPRRVQNSIRFASDVDSGVSSNASSSLTINTCVAQCPKEKSSPREINSYYRPRGQTVSSRMPASPIPEHVMETVEATIDAKNRKESGDSCLGESFDENEDIFSFTRTTYQRRMSVPASVFNQANYAIVRQNDRQYDIVAAFCKDALPFESYLKSLTAYDIASKHNVVPYFHENLSVHKAIKAFVENGHQAGLVCDDKSKGISIFTDSDCMEAIWASNEERLDLNLIKLKEYLLLNDVKKDMISVSANMTAWDLGKLMVQSKVKRVPVYEEDRNSQDCLAFVTLQHLFTLTIAKILENKNFALADLTKWTLGEKNLETLDPIEVISQTSLLKEAVGRLLRNSLSVLPVIDEKEHVIGVITKRDILNEMRFNDKTYDEIMSLPVSFVIKNRQIPPLATGETIISDAIEMLLKSNLNALFTVGLDYKLMGAVSYFDIMEYIISLHQDSKGMTQ
- a CDS encoding Transcription initiation factor TFIID subunit 6 gives rise to the protein MASDEDVKKAYDAQFVKTLASNVKRIDISVQGAKLIADHVTYLVKEVLEQAAKFQRHSRRKQMVGEDFENALAYLGHQPQTGFSMKQSLPYSTIQSFAEGIPITKQSEVDVSKLVHHPKTMIRPLAMELYAHWLVIDGVQPLIPENPSPEVYTSEPEKKKDKVKKEESISNSPYLLGSATRELLKTEQIQIKTATTHAISLEQQVFFNEIMRIIISSNENQRLEAITTLKDDRGLQPLIPRFVCAMVDGILTNVVAQNMALVIYLLRGIRALVQNPVVDLEECLHHVLPAVISSIVAKKMGKSTEDHWKLREFAAQILKDIVNCYSQNRELLPRVTKALCNFWNIKDTTTTTLYGTLYTLHKLEFPCFENIISFRLPAVAKMIQPTQNELDISKVTQVVPPSVKMNEMVMIVCDDYIRRKNVDFKSFDDYKKIFGNLAGSVQQFRTSRKRI
- a CDS encoding Signal peptidase complex subunit 2, whose product is MTETEQKLLENEQNKDDVVKVSKWDGPTVRMTLNDVVRKEISRKFPWTERHVITDVKLLISFISVIFAGYCCYYDWYNSYPKSKMVITVCAPSYFILMGVLWLYTYFVEGNAFYYGVEKTGKNGKKVGYWTVASEMGKYDDKYTLIITYKQGESTGTYKITKSVGSYITEEGQVIPEKIAADICKLVNDASSNDKEK
- a CDS encoding Lysine-specific histone demethylase 1B, with product MEDIKLEVDKEPSVESNISDEECIARNKRKRKVASDTMRKISSHTRGGLPEKKILRKGSLEVDEGREGSCDRFGCQLSNKCCLELTENCQNFIINNNIKDEGTIKNGGIHKSYHISKGEHSCTTCYDEIYRFGKKGELKYKEWKKQYIKESRCFPHVRMYIQDELLPYWIKCKQCNKFRKINQKVDSQFIFNFKCDNCEINEDDITNVARDREFINSLSTVPLLHNSPAVFYLEAEYFYDEIGMSPVNTTNNFKSLSENFMKPFNVPDSPTIAFCIKPDIMENDEIEEFPEYTKESLYYLAMQQCESYLIVRGLSRIWYLFELERVYNYLNLKCIINYGILPIVEKNFLKIPKSKIIIVGSGISGLTVGRQLRSFGIDVTILEAKEIIGGRMQDDRSLGVAVGKGAQLITGILNNPLVVTLNQLGIVYKPLDDYCPLVDSVNGGVVDILADRISDEHYSCLLDAISDWKKNTKDDVSLDEIMSSVHLMLKKKCKMHWRKDFERLVQWHIGNAEFSCGSRIENVSAKHWDQNEAAPQFAGDHALLTDGCGKLMKSLAEGIDIRLNEIVEEIDFTGSIVNIKCKSGSLYEGNKVVLALPLAIYQKEVIKFVPKLPDKKINAYKNLGAGLIEKVAVKFPTRFWSGLLNKDGKLDYFGCVPSSEKDRGLFNMFYDFSKISEDKPEDNCYVLMSYVCGKSVKIVNELSDEEVGKLFVETLQRMFPDIEIPQPLGQIVTHWGRDNYIGMSYSYIKINGTGEDYDNLAANIDRKIYFAGECTNRWFPQTMTGAFITGLREAGNILEDLFKKY